One Streptomyces drozdowiczii DNA segment encodes these proteins:
- the mqnE gene encoding aminofutalosine synthase MqnE, with translation MDAGLKRELEQKVEAGERLSREDGIALYESDDLAWLGGLAHQVRTRKNGDVVHFNVNRHLNMTNVCTASCAYCSFQRKPGEKDAYTMRIEEAVKLAKAMEGENLTELHIVNGLHPSLPWRYYPRSLSALKEALPQVSLKAFTATEIHHFETISKLSASEILDELIEAGLESLTGGGAEIFDWEVRRHIVDHNTHWEDWSRIHRLAHEKGLKTPATMLYGHIEEPRHRVDHVLRLRELQDETGGFQVFIPLRYQHDFVDMKDGKVRNKLQARTTMATGAEALKTFAVSRLLFDNVPHVKVFWVMHGVQTAQLALQHGADDMDGSVVEYKITHDADNYGTPNKLTREDLLDLIRDAGFRPVERNTRYEIIREYPGPDAERRESPQPMRV, from the coding sequence GTGGACGCGGGACTCAAGCGCGAGCTGGAGCAGAAGGTCGAAGCCGGTGAGCGGCTGAGCCGTGAGGACGGGATCGCGCTCTACGAGTCCGACGACCTGGCCTGGCTCGGCGGGCTGGCCCACCAGGTGCGGACGCGCAAGAACGGCGATGTCGTCCACTTCAACGTCAACCGCCACCTCAACATGACCAACGTGTGCACGGCCTCGTGCGCGTACTGCTCCTTCCAGCGCAAGCCGGGGGAGAAGGACGCGTACACCATGCGCATCGAGGAGGCGGTGAAGCTCGCCAAGGCGATGGAGGGCGAGAACCTCACCGAGCTGCACATCGTCAACGGGCTGCACCCCTCCCTGCCGTGGCGCTACTACCCGCGCTCGCTGAGCGCGCTGAAGGAAGCCCTGCCGCAGGTCTCGCTCAAGGCGTTCACCGCCACCGAGATCCACCACTTCGAGACCATCTCCAAGCTCTCCGCGTCGGAGATCCTGGACGAGCTGATCGAGGCCGGTCTCGAATCGCTGACCGGCGGCGGCGCGGAGATCTTCGACTGGGAGGTCCGCCGGCACATCGTGGACCACAACACCCACTGGGAGGACTGGTCGCGCATCCACCGGCTCGCCCACGAGAAGGGGCTGAAGACGCCGGCGACCATGCTGTACGGGCACATCGAGGAGCCCCGGCACCGCGTCGACCACGTCCTGCGGCTGCGTGAGCTCCAGGACGAGACCGGCGGCTTCCAGGTCTTCATCCCGCTGCGCTACCAGCACGACTTCGTGGACATGAAGGACGGCAAGGTCCGCAACAAGCTCCAGGCGCGGACCACGATGGCGACCGGCGCCGAGGCGCTGAAGACCTTCGCCGTCTCCCGGCTGCTGTTCGACAACGTGCCGCACGTCAAGGTGTTCTGGGTGATGCACGGCGTGCAGACCGCGCAGCTCGCGCTCCAGCACGGCGCGGACGACATGGACGGCTCGGTCGTCGAGTACAAGATCACGCACGACGCGGACAACTACGGCACGCCGAACAAGCTGACCCGCGAGGACCTGCTCGACCTGATCCGGGACGCCGGCTTCCGGCCCGTCGAGCGCAACACCCGGTACGAGATCATCCGCGAGTACCCGGGCCCGGACGCGGAGCGGCGCGAGTCGCCGCAGCCGATGCGGGTCTGA
- a CDS encoding GNAT family N-acetyltransferase: protein MALTFEVDPAFDRPVRDGIVTLWADVSNAGGAVGFVPPVSEEDVRPELLKHQVALTEGRTRLVVGYDEEGRVAATAFLTFNTHRLMRHWLWAYTVMVHPRHQGKGYGRDLMAVVADAARATEGIEAIRLTCRGGTGADRFYAACGYKEVGRVPGAIRVAEGDDRDDICMLLPLG, encoded by the coding sequence ATGGCTCTTACATTCGAGGTGGACCCGGCGTTCGACCGCCCGGTGCGCGACGGCATCGTCACGCTCTGGGCCGATGTCTCCAACGCGGGCGGCGCGGTGGGCTTCGTACCCCCGGTGTCGGAGGAGGACGTCCGGCCGGAACTGCTCAAGCACCAGGTGGCCCTGACCGAGGGGCGCACCCGGCTGGTCGTCGGTTACGACGAGGAGGGGCGCGTCGCCGCCACCGCGTTCCTGACGTTCAACACGCACCGGCTGATGCGGCACTGGCTGTGGGCGTACACCGTGATGGTCCACCCCCGCCACCAGGGCAAGGGGTACGGCCGCGACCTGATGGCCGTCGTCGCGGACGCGGCGCGCGCGACCGAGGGCATCGAGGCGATCCGGCTCACCTGCCGGGGCGGCACCGGCGCCGACCGCTTCTACGCCGCCTGCGGCTACAAGGAGGTCGGGCGCGTGCCCGGCGCGATCCGGGTGGCCGAGGGCGACGACCGGGACGACATCTGCATGCTGCTGCCGCTGGGCTGA
- a CDS encoding DUF4229 domain-containing protein: MRLSIFVGCFVVAAIAVRLGVVPSGVGGSNIVWVILLALVLSAPLSFVLLRKQRDEMSEQIVSSVDRAKARLEANRTREDGVTS; the protein is encoded by the coding sequence ATGCGTCTCAGCATCTTCGTCGGCTGCTTCGTCGTCGCCGCCATCGCCGTCCGCCTCGGAGTGGTGCCGTCCGGGGTCGGCGGGTCCAACATCGTCTGGGTCATCCTGCTCGCCCTGGTGCTGTCCGCGCCGCTCAGCTTCGTCCTGCTGCGCAAGCAGCGCGACGAGATGTCCGAGCAGATCGTCTCCTCGGTGGACCGCGCCAAGGCCCGCCTGGAGGCCAACCGCACGCGCGAGGACGGCGTGACCTCGTAA